CATCGTTAAAACGTCAGATCCGTCAAGTAAAATCCGAAATTCTATTGCTTGAAAAAGAAATCGAAGCGATAATCAAAGAACATGAACAGGAGCTATTGTCCAACCTCACATCGATCCCAGGAATAGGTAAGAAAACCGCTATCATACTGATTGTTTCTACCAATGGATTTAGAACTTTCGAAAATGCCAAGCAGCTATCGGCTTTCTTTGGACTTTCCCCAGTTATTACTTCGTCAGGTACAAGTATCAGGGGAAAAGCAAGAATATCTAAAAAAGGAAATCCAATAGTACGTAACCATTTATTTATGTGCAGCTTTACAGCATGTACCAAAAACATGCAATGCAAGGCCCTTTTCGATCGGCTAGTGGACAAAGGGAAATCTAAGAAGCTAGCGTTGATTGCCGTTACAAATAAACTCCTTTCTCAATCTTTGGCGATTGCCAAATCTGGAGTGAGATACCATCCGGATTATAGATCTACTCTAAGAATGAAATAATTTTTCTTTTCGAATCTGCCTCCCTAAAATAAAAGGTAGTTCGTAAAGAAAAATTATGGCAAAATAACTAGGTTTTTACCTTAGTTCTTTGTTACCACCTGTTATTTCTCCCATTCTTTATAAAATCCCATCCGAATATATTCTTTGTCTCTATCGTTGACAGGTTTTCCCTTAAATTCTGCAAATATATCAATCGAATCTTCTAGGGTATTCACACCAATTTCAAAACAAGCACGCCCCCATTTGTATAATGCTATACTACCTAGCGTAGTAAATAGTCCTGGTTTAATTTGAACACCGTTATATTCTTTCCCTTCAATTTCAGTAAAGAAGTCAAGCTTTCCACCTTTCTTTGTTTCTGAAATGATATATGACTTAATTTCATTCTTTGAAGGTAGCATAATATCAGAAGGCTTCTTCTTATCTAATTTCTCCTTTTTGATTAAAGTCCAAACAGCTTTTTCAATATCTGAGTTATAAATTATACTTAGTTCTTTACCATTAAAATTCAATTTACCATTTTTAATAAATGCCGTTGTATCATATTTTTCAGCGATTATCTCATTTGCTCTATTTTCGGTAATGTCCCCTGATAAATTACATGGAAATAGTGTTTGTTTATTGGTCTTCATTACTACAGACATAAACTCTCTTTTAGGGTCATTTTGTAACATTACCATAACCACCATTTTACTTTCTTTCGTGAGAATGAAAAAATCAGAGGCAAGATTAACTGCAGCTGATTCAATTTGGTCTAAAGTTGGTTTTTCTGATATATAAACCGAAGATAGTTTGTTCTCAATATTATTACTGAGAGTATAATAATTACCTATAAGCAGAAATTTATCAATTGATTTTTCACTAATAGAAACTGAATTAAAAACTGGATTCCCATTTTTGTCAGTCTGTCCATAAATGTTCCCCATTGAAAGGATTGCTAAAATTACAATTGCTATTTTTTTCATTGTCATTCTTTAATATTATCGAATTTTGTTATAATTGGTGGTAACGGTTTGTATATGAAAAGTAGCGGGTTTTGAAGAACTAACTTTTCAGAAAGCAAGATACCTAATTAAATACAAAAACGGTTCAGGTAGTTACCTAAACCGCTATTTTTTATATACGTTGTTGTACCCAGTTATTTTTTTACTTTTCGATTCAAATAGAAGTTAATTGAAATTAGAATTAAGTAAAAAATGGCTAAATATGGTGGTTTAGATTCCATTGGTAAAATTTCAGCAGGAACATCTGGGTGTAAATGGACATAAATTGCAACCACCATCATAATTGCAACGGTCAAATTACTTAAATAAAATAATTTTCTTTTTATAGAATCGTCTAATTTATCTCCCTTAATTACTAAAAATAATAGTGCAAGTCCAACACCAACTTCACCAAATTTTACAAAATATTGCATTATTTCTGGGAAAGGCATTTCAGTAATCGATACTTGTCTGTAAATCCAAGTTTTAAATGGTTCAAAAAACTTGGCTATCCCAGGTATTAACATCCCAAATCCTAATAATCCTGTTATGATTTTAACTGACTTTTTCATTGTTTTTATATTTTTTTATTTGAAATTGCTTTTCTAATCATCCAACCATTCATTTTACTAAACCCCTTAATAGAGAAAATTCTTTTAGCCATAAAGACCATTATTTTGTTCATAAATCCGGGAATTATTGTTCCTTTTTTACCGAGATTTTTTAATGAAATTTTGGCAACTTCAGAAGGTTGCATACTTGACATAGGTAGTTTTGACCAGTCAATTCCATTATCAGCAACCATATTCGTTTCGGTTAAACCCGGTGCGAGAACACTAATATCGACATTATTAACCTTAAGCTCAGGGTATAAGGATAGCCCCAAATTGTGAACATAAGATTTGGTTGCAGCATAATTACTGAAATATGGTGTTCCCATTAAACCAG
This genomic interval from uncultured Marinifilum sp. contains the following:
- a CDS encoding IS110 family transposase, with protein sequence MNKNTHFIGIDISKKVFDVWSTKFGHKQFKNTPEGFAELLLLLSPQSWCVMEYTGNYYYQLAVFLFENSVRVSVINPLVIKRFIQMKLQHNKTDKSDAKMIVMYAQEQSLNLWKPLPGFIDKCKDLHTTINLYHKQSTALKNKLHGFIDKGIKGRVVTSLKRQIRQVKSEILLLEKEIEAIIKEHEQELLSNLTSIPGIGKKTAIILIVSTNGFRTFENAKQLSAFFGLSPVITSSGTSIRGKARISKKGNPIVRNHLFMCSFTACTKNMQCKALFDRLVDKGKSKKLALIAVTNKLLSQSLAIAKSGVRYHPDYRSTLRMK